The proteins below come from a single Microbacterium sp. SLBN-154 genomic window:
- a CDS encoding 4-(cytidine 5'-diphospho)-2-C-methyl-D-erythritol kinase, protein MTVDPAGPADRVHVRAPGKLNVFFEVGAVQPDGYHDVASAYQAVSLVEDLWAEHDDDFSLTVSGSVSVSGVPVDDRNLALRAARLVAAEIGHRGGVRLHIDKHVPVAGGMGGGSADAAAALVACDALWGAELGSSGLHRLARRLGADVPFALMGGTAIGTGRGDQLNRALAKGRFDWVVVTSEDGLSTPEVYGHLDVMRGRSDIAPPPRAPDVDPGVLQALRIGDAVALAAHVRNDLQAAALSLRPDLRDVLELGEGSGALVGIVSGSGPTLAFLAADPESALELQVALSVAGHHALHVHGPVAGARIVPE, encoded by the coding sequence ATGACCGTGGACCCTGCCGGCCCCGCCGATCGCGTCCACGTCCGTGCTCCCGGGAAGCTCAACGTGTTCTTCGAAGTCGGAGCGGTGCAGCCCGACGGCTACCACGACGTCGCCTCCGCCTATCAGGCCGTGTCGCTCGTCGAGGATCTGTGGGCCGAACACGACGACGATTTCTCGCTGACGGTGTCGGGATCGGTGTCCGTCTCCGGTGTGCCGGTGGACGACCGCAACCTCGCCCTGCGGGCCGCCCGGCTGGTCGCCGCCGAGATCGGTCACCGCGGGGGCGTGCGGCTGCACATCGACAAGCACGTGCCCGTGGCGGGCGGCATGGGCGGGGGATCCGCGGATGCCGCGGCCGCGCTGGTCGCCTGTGACGCCCTGTGGGGCGCCGAGCTCGGGTCATCCGGACTGCACCGGCTCGCGCGCCGCCTCGGCGCCGATGTGCCTTTCGCCCTCATGGGCGGGACGGCCATCGGCACGGGCCGGGGCGACCAACTGAATCGCGCCCTCGCCAAGGGGCGGTTCGACTGGGTCGTCGTGACCTCGGAGGACGGACTGTCGACACCCGAGGTCTACGGGCACCTCGATGTGATGAGGGGGCGCTCCGACATCGCTCCGCCGCCGCGCGCTCCCGACGTCGATCCCGGCGTGCTCCAGGCGCTGCGCATCGGGGACGCCGTCGCGCTCGCCGCCCATGTGCGCAACGACCTGCAGGCGGCGGCGCTGTCGCTGCGCCCCGACCTCAGGGACGTCCTCGAGCTCGGCGAGGGGTCCGGCGCCCTGGTCGGCATCGTCTCGGGGTCGGGACCGACGCTGGCCTTCCTCGCGGCCGATCCCGAATCGGCGCTCGAGCTGCAGGTCGCGCTGAGCGTCGCGGGTCACCACGCGCTGCACGTCCACGGCCCGGTCGCCGGGGCGCGGATCGTGCCGGAGTAA
- a CDS encoding stealth family protein, with protein MARVAPLPSMSDPWTNLLARDDVRLVDGMLHTVHDTLPVSEAAVADLLAVADALASHGIGVLLVRDAERRDRLVVDVEEGSRAYDALRRLGADEPFYARTPGEDAVPLHTLAEPVGLATVTVFRPRVTPGGTLRYGSSSGTRVDLWRSGAELVEAPRPTLLTRRTMAADDVSYTTVERHGRRWRTLSGMYETHATEFSGDVDMVFSWVDGSSSEFQRSRAARMQSYVVGDGDDAPARYRQIDELKYALRSVFMHAPWVRRIFIATDSPAPAWLADHPRVTIVRSEEFFADPGALPTHNSHAVEAQLHRIDGLAEHFLYSNDDMFFGRPVDPELFFSPGGVSTFVESRVRIGTGDPRPERSGHDNGLRVNRALLRERFGRLITHDLEHCAVPMRRSVAYELEREFADDYARTAGSPFRSATDISVTNSLYHYYALLTGRAIVTTKPRVRYIQTTQLASLRRMERLLARRDTDMFCLNDGSVPELPEEVRIRAIRDSLERYFPVRAPWERDEVTAAPAAGTSAANSR; from the coding sequence ATGGCACGTGTCGCTCCCCTTCCGTCGATGAGCGATCCCTGGACGAATCTGCTCGCCCGCGATGACGTCCGTCTCGTCGACGGGATGCTGCACACCGTCCACGACACGCTCCCGGTGAGCGAGGCGGCGGTGGCCGACCTTCTCGCCGTCGCCGATGCACTGGCCTCCCACGGGATCGGCGTGCTGCTGGTTCGGGACGCCGAGCGTCGCGATCGTCTCGTCGTCGACGTCGAGGAAGGCTCGCGAGCATACGACGCCCTCCGCCGGCTGGGTGCCGACGAACCGTTCTATGCGCGAACCCCCGGCGAGGATGCGGTGCCGCTTCACACCCTCGCCGAACCGGTGGGCCTTGCCACCGTCACCGTCTTCCGGCCGCGGGTCACCCCCGGCGGCACTCTCCGGTACGGATCGTCCTCGGGGACCCGCGTCGACCTCTGGCGGTCCGGCGCCGAGCTGGTCGAGGCGCCGCGGCCGACGCTCCTCACCCGCCGGACGATGGCCGCCGACGACGTGTCGTACACCACGGTCGAACGTCACGGCCGGCGCTGGCGCACCCTCTCGGGCATGTACGAAACGCACGCGACGGAGTTCTCAGGCGATGTCGACATGGTCTTCTCGTGGGTCGACGGGTCATCCAGCGAATTCCAGCGCAGCCGCGCGGCGCGCATGCAGAGCTACGTCGTGGGCGACGGCGACGACGCCCCCGCGCGGTATCGGCAGATCGACGAGCTGAAGTATGCGCTGCGGAGCGTCTTCATGCACGCGCCCTGGGTGCGGCGGATCTTCATCGCCACCGACTCCCCCGCTCCCGCGTGGCTGGCCGACCACCCTCGGGTCACGATCGTCAGGAGCGAGGAGTTCTTCGCAGACCCCGGCGCGCTGCCCACGCACAACTCTCACGCCGTGGAGGCGCAGCTGCACCGTATCGACGGGCTCGCCGAGCACTTCCTCTACAGCAACGACGACATGTTCTTCGGGCGGCCGGTGGATCCCGAGCTCTTCTTCTCCCCGGGGGGTGTCAGCACCTTCGTCGAAAGCCGGGTGCGTATCGGCACCGGCGACCCACGTCCTGAACGCAGTGGCCACGACAACGGCCTCCGCGTCAACCGCGCCCTGTTGCGCGAGCGCTTCGGACGCCTGATCACCCACGACCTCGAGCACTGCGCGGTACCGATGCGCCGATCCGTCGCCTACGAGCTCGAACGCGAGTTCGCCGACGACTACGCCCGCACCGCGGGCAGCCCGTTCCGGTCGGCCACCGACATCTCGGTGACCAACAGCCTGTATCACTACTACGCCCTGCTGACCGGGCGCGCGATCGTGACGACCAAGCCCCGGGTCCGGTACATCCAGACGACGCAGCTCGCCTCGCTGCGTCGGATGGAGAGACTTCTGGCCCGCCGCGACACCGACATGTTCTGCCTGAACGACGGCAGCGTGCCCGAGCTGCCCGAGGAGGTGCGCATCCGCGCGATCCGCGACAGTCTCGAGCGCTACTTCCCGGTGCGCGCCCCGTGGGAGCGTGACGAGGTCACTGCAGCACCGGCAGCGGGGACGTCGGCGGCGAACTCCCGTTGA
- a CDS encoding phosphodiesterase, whose translation MDRLLAEYPRPERVLLHLSDTHLRAHGSRLYDRIDAEERLERALTAITDSGVRPHALVFTGDLADHGEPEAYDRVRSLVEPVAEAIGARVIWVMGNHDERAAFREGLWGRPDDSGRPVDRVDEIDGLRIVTLDTSVPGRHHGELTDAQLSWLRRVLAVPAPLGTILAMHHPPVPSVLDLAASVELRDQARLAEVIRAGDVRAILGGHLHYSTFATFAGVPVSVASATCYTQDLTVPVGGTRAQDAAQAFNVVHIYDDTVVHSVVPVDAGPILDFVDAAESRRRLDDAGVELRGAEEIDADAINGSSPPTSPLPVLQ comes from the coding sequence GTGGACAGACTCCTCGCCGAGTACCCCAGACCCGAACGCGTGCTCCTGCACCTCAGCGACACGCATCTCAGAGCCCATGGCTCGCGCCTGTACGACCGCATCGACGCCGAAGAACGGCTGGAGCGCGCACTGACGGCGATCACCGATTCCGGGGTGAGGCCTCACGCGCTGGTCTTCACCGGTGACCTCGCGGATCACGGTGAGCCCGAGGCCTATGACCGCGTCCGCAGCCTGGTCGAGCCGGTGGCGGAGGCGATCGGTGCGCGCGTGATCTGGGTGATGGGGAACCATGACGAGCGGGCGGCGTTCCGTGAAGGGCTGTGGGGTCGACCGGATGACTCGGGCCGGCCGGTCGACCGGGTCGACGAGATCGACGGCCTGCGCATCGTGACCCTCGACACGAGCGTCCCCGGCAGGCACCACGGCGAACTGACCGATGCGCAGCTGTCGTGGCTCCGCCGGGTGCTGGCGGTGCCGGCGCCGCTCGGCACCATCCTGGCGATGCACCACCCGCCCGTGCCGAGCGTGCTCGATCTCGCCGCGAGCGTCGAGCTTCGCGACCAGGCGAGGCTCGCCGAGGTCATCCGAGCCGGCGACGTCCGCGCCATCCTCGGCGGGCACCTGCACTACTCCACCTTCGCGACGTTCGCCGGGGTCCCCGTCTCGGTCGCCTCGGCGACGTGCTACACCCAAGACCTGACCGTGCCTGTCGGCGGAACGCGAGCGCAGGACGCGGCGCAGGCGTTCAACGTCGTCCACATCTACGACGACACCGTTGTGCACTCGGTCGTCCCGGTCGATGCCGGCCCGATCCTGGACTTCGTCGACGCGGCAGAGTCGCGACGCCGCCTGGACGACGCCGGCGTCGAGCTCCGAGGCGCCGAGGAGATCGACGCCGACGCGATCAACGGGAGTTCGCCGCCGACGTCCCCGCTGCCGGTGCTGCAGTGA
- the rsmA gene encoding 16S rRNA (adenine(1518)-N(6)/adenine(1519)-N(6))-dimethyltransferase RsmA has protein sequence MAVTLLGAGEIRALAAELDVTPTKKLGQNFVVDANTVRRIVQVARVASGEHVVEVGPGLGSLTLAILDAGAEVTAVEIDHRLAARLPGTAAAHGAAPGSLHVIDADALAVTDLPGDPSVLVANLPYNVSVPVLLHFLETFPALQRGVVMVQAEVGERLAAAPRTKAYGSPSVKASWYGPWRLAGNVPRQVFWPVPNVDSVLVAFERRDEPIGTEDERRATFALIDAAFGQRRKMLRQALAGVLGGSSAEASAVLEAAGVAPTARGEELVVDDFLRIAHVVGARPSS, from the coding sequence ATGGCCGTCACCCTTCTCGGCGCGGGCGAGATCCGTGCACTGGCCGCCGAACTGGACGTCACCCCCACGAAGAAGCTGGGTCAGAACTTCGTGGTCGACGCCAACACGGTCCGCCGTATCGTCCAGGTGGCGCGGGTGGCTTCGGGCGAACACGTCGTCGAGGTCGGACCGGGGCTGGGGTCGCTGACCCTCGCCATCCTCGACGCCGGCGCGGAGGTGACCGCCGTCGAGATCGATCATCGCCTGGCCGCGCGGCTGCCGGGCACGGCCGCGGCTCATGGCGCGGCGCCAGGGTCGCTGCACGTCATCGATGCCGACGCGCTGGCCGTCACCGACCTCCCCGGCGACCCCTCCGTCCTGGTCGCCAACCTCCCGTACAACGTGTCGGTGCCCGTCCTGCTGCACTTCCTCGAGACTTTTCCGGCGCTCCAGCGCGGGGTGGTGATGGTCCAGGCCGAGGTGGGGGAGCGGCTCGCTGCGGCGCCGAGGACCAAGGCGTACGGCTCCCCGAGCGTCAAGGCCTCGTGGTACGGACCGTGGCGGTTGGCGGGGAACGTGCCGCGCCAGGTGTTCTGGCCCGTTCCGAACGTGGACAGCGTGCTCGTGGCGTTCGAGCGCCGGGACGAACCGATCGGGACGGAGGACGAGCGTCGGGCGACCTTCGCGCTCATCGACGCCGCGTTCGGCCAGCGCCGGAAGATGCTCCGTCAGGCCCTGGCAGGAGTGCTCGGCGGGAGTTCCGCCGAGGCATCCGCGGTCCTGGAGGCGGCGGGGGTCGCTCCCACCGCCCGCGGTGAGGAGCTCGTGGTGGACGACTTCCTGCGCATCGCGCACGTCGTCGGGGCCCGGCCCTCGTCCTGA
- a CDS encoding sugar porter family MFS transporter — protein MRSPFGRRAVALSIAAAVGGFLFGFDSSVINGAVDSIESQFDLTAVITGFVVAVALLGCALGAVLAGVLSDRWGRLRVMLMGSVLFFVSAIGSGLAFSAIDLTVWRFIGGLGIGIASVVAPAYIAEVAPRQIRGTLGSLQQLAITLGIFGALLSNALLAGVAGGASSQLWLGLEAWRWMLLVEAVPAIVYGVLAFTMPESPRFLISQGKYDEARAIFARLVPEADLNQTMKDLEQAIAADKKSKGVSLRGPRFGLQGIVWVGIILSVFQQFVGINVIFYYSTTLWRAVGFTEQNSLLISVITSVTNVLVTIVAIVLVDRVGRKPILLTGSVMMTVSLGAMALSFAFAETVDGEVSLPGAWGPIALVAANLFVIGFGASWGPLVWVLLGEIFPSRIRGKALGVAAGAQWIANFLITVSFPAMSSWSLPLTYAMYAIFAGLSFVYVLLKIPETKGMELEQTETLFVAKERVKAGRSA, from the coding sequence ATGCGCAGCCCGTTCGGTCGCCGCGCGGTGGCTCTGTCGATCGCCGCGGCGGTCGGCGGTTTCCTCTTCGGCTTCGACTCGTCCGTGATCAACGGCGCGGTCGACTCGATCGAGAGCCAGTTCGACCTCACCGCGGTCATCACCGGCTTCGTGGTGGCGGTCGCGCTTCTCGGGTGCGCGCTCGGCGCGGTGCTGGCCGGCGTGCTCAGCGACCGCTGGGGCCGCCTCCGGGTGATGCTCATGGGCTCCGTGCTCTTCTTCGTCAGCGCGATCGGGTCGGGGTTGGCCTTCAGCGCGATCGACCTGACCGTGTGGCGCTTCATCGGCGGCCTCGGCATCGGCATCGCCTCGGTGGTCGCCCCCGCCTACATCGCGGAGGTCGCGCCGCGGCAGATCCGTGGCACCCTCGGTTCGCTGCAGCAGCTCGCGATCACGCTCGGTATCTTCGGGGCTCTCCTCTCCAACGCGCTGCTCGCCGGCGTCGCCGGAGGCGCCTCCTCGCAGCTGTGGCTGGGCCTCGAAGCCTGGCGATGGATGCTGCTGGTCGAGGCCGTGCCCGCGATCGTCTACGGCGTGCTGGCGTTCACGATGCCCGAGTCGCCGCGGTTCCTCATCTCGCAGGGGAAGTACGACGAAGCGCGTGCGATCTTCGCGAGGCTGGTGCCCGAGGCCGACCTGAACCAGACGATGAAAGACCTCGAGCAGGCCATCGCCGCCGACAAGAAGTCCAAGGGCGTCTCGCTGCGCGGACCCCGGTTCGGGCTTCAGGGAATTGTCTGGGTCGGCATCATCCTGTCGGTGTTCCAGCAGTTCGTCGGCATCAACGTGATCTTCTACTACTCCACGACGCTGTGGCGTGCGGTCGGGTTCACCGAGCAGAACTCGTTGCTGATCAGTGTGATCACCTCGGTGACGAACGTGCTCGTGACGATCGTGGCGATCGTGCTCGTCGATCGCGTGGGACGCAAGCCCATCCTCCTCACCGGATCGGTGATGATGACCGTGTCGCTCGGCGCCATGGCGCTGTCGTTCGCCTTCGCCGAGACCGTCGACGGCGAGGTGAGCCTGCCCGGCGCCTGGGGTCCGATCGCCCTCGTCGCGGCGAACCTGTTCGTCATCGGCTTCGGTGCGTCGTGGGGCCCGCTGGTCTGGGTGCTGCTCGGCGAGATCTTCCCGAGCCGCATCCGCGGCAAGGCGCTCGGCGTCGCCGCCGGGGCTCAGTGGATCGCCAACTTCCTCATCACCGTGAGCTTCCCGGCGATGTCGAGCTGGTCCCTGCCCCTCACCTACGCGATGTACGCGATCTTCGCCGGGCTGTCCTTCGTCTACGTTCTGCTGAAGATCCCCGAGACGAAGGGCATGGAGCTGGAGCAGACCGAGACGCTGTTCGTCGCGAAGGAGCGCGTCAAGGCCGGCCGCAGCGCCTGA